Below is a genomic region from Gillisia sp. Hel_I_86.
ATTGAAGTTCCCTTGGAAATAGAATATGTAATTATAGACAAAAAGATTGGGCTGAATATTATTGGTGGAGGAAGTACTTTATTCCTTAATGACAATATGATCTCTCTTAAGGCTACAGATTTTTCTACAAACCTTGGGGAAGCCAACAATTTAAATAATGTAAGTTTTACCACCAATCTGGGAGTTGGCTTTGATTATAATATCTCTCCCCAGTTTCAATTGAATTTTGAACCAATATTCAAGTATCAATTAAACACGTTTAGTAATACCACCGGAAATGTAAACCCTTATTATTTTGGGGTGTATTCTGGGTTTAGCTTTAAATTTTAAAGATTATAACGAAGGATTTCTCAATTCTTGAAGGATCACCTCGTAAACCTCCTTCTTTAATTCCCTTTTATCCTCTTGCACTTTATTCACGGTTGGGATTATTTCATGTACTTTCGCCCTCATAATCCCAGGACTTCCAGAAAAGAACGTATAGGAAAAACGTTTTTTATTATCATGAAATGTAATGGGCACAATTGGAATTTGATGATCTATTGCCAATCTAAATGCACCATCTTTAAAGGCAACCAACTCTATTGTTTTATCGTCTGGCACCCCGCCTTCGGGGAAAATACAAATGCTGTTTCCCTGATTTAACCTTCTTTGGGCCTCCTTGAATACTCGCAATTTGCTTTTCTGGTCGCCCCTGTCCACTACTATACAGGTGCGTTTATAGAAAAACCCAAAAAGTGGAATTTTGGTAAGCTCCTTTTTCCCGACGAAAATAAAGGGATGGTCTATCACCGCAAGCATCATCATAATATCTATAATTGAGGTATGATTCGCAACAAACATATAACTGCTTCCATTTCCAAGATTCGCTGCGTTCAATTTTTTTGGAATAAAA
It encodes:
- a CDS encoding lysophospholipid acyltransferase family protein → MNILKVGLIALWRIWFYILMGLPILIMLPFLLIFSSSEKFYPQYFFCTRIWAKSILYGMGFIPKKLNAANLGNGSSYMFVANHTSIIDIMMMLAVIDHPFIFVGKKELTKIPLFGFFYKRTCIVVDRGDQKSKLRVFKEAQRRLNQGNSICIFPEGGVPDDKTIELVAFKDGAFRLAIDHQIPIVPITFHDNKKRFSYTFFSGSPGIMRAKVHEIIPTVNKVQEDKRELKKEVYEVILQELRNPSL